In Silene latifolia isolate original U9 population chromosome X, ASM4854445v1, whole genome shotgun sequence, the following proteins share a genomic window:
- the LOC141619049 gene encoding uncharacterized protein LOC141619049, with amino-acid sequence MGKKVKISEHVSLTIFQRKLPTKCVDSRLFTIPFTIGGTSFPRAMLDLGASINVIPYSLYTSLDLGTLCPTAVVIQLADRSTVSPREVVEDSIVNVGGLYFPAYFYVLDMTHDNHDAPILLGRLFRKTARTKI; translated from the coding sequence ATGGGTAAAAAGGTCAAGATTAGTGAGCATGTGTCTTTGACGATTTTTCAACGAAAATTACCTACAAAGTGTGTCGACTCTCGCTTGTTTACTATACCTTTCACAATAGGAGGAACATCCTTCCCTCGAGCTATGCTTGATTTAGGTGCATCTATTAATGTTATTCCCTACTCTCTTTATACATCATTAGACCTTGGAACTCTATGCCCTACGGCTGTAGTTATTCAACTTGCAGATAGGTCAACTGTTTCACCAAGAGAGGTGGTAGAGGATAGCATTGTCAATGTGGGTGGTTTGTATTTTCCAGCTTATTTCTATGTTTTAGACATGACCCATGATAACCATGATGCACCTATACTACTTGGGAGGTTGTTTCGCAAAACGGCTAGGACTAAGATTTGA